TTAAGAAGAAGAATTTTAAGCCAGTGAAAATGATCAATTTGATATTTAAGCTATACAGTGATATACAATAGCACCCAGTAGCCTATGGCTTATATTAAGAACATGGCAAAGGCCTACTATCAACCCCCCACCaccaaaaaagaaaaccaaagtCTGGTTTCCTGTCAGCAGCAAGGGCATGAGGCTACACACCCACACCACACAACCACATGTATCTCTGAATGTACATTATCAGCTTTGGTGTCCTCATTTAGCTCAGGTATTAACCAATATCTCTCTCAGTAATGAAACTGGGTGACTAAGCATGCAGCACCAGTATGTCAAACCATAGACTTTGTAAGTGCTCATTTGGTTTGTGTTGCCAGTGTGTGTTactgactattattgccaccattcatcaCAGCCCCAACCGGTGCCTTCAGACACCgtctaccaagagtctgggtctgtccgaggtttcttcctaacaaaaaagggagttttttcttgccactgtcgcaatagctactgctaatgcttgctcttgaggcaaccactgtaatagttggggcttcgtaaactacagagtgtggtctagacctactctatctgtaaagtgtctcgagataactcttgttatgatttgatactataaataaaattgaattgaattgaattactgCAGAAGTGCCATTAGCTCTTCAGAGCTGCTTCCTGTCTATGAGTCTCATTACACAGAACAGGAAGCATGGCATTGCAGTTAATGGATAAACAACAAATGAGGTTAGCAATTTTCAGGGTTTGCATTGACAGAATGAGGGCGCATGTTTTTCTTCATGAACAATGCATCGTCTCCTGGACCTATAGTGTAGCACTTGTCGCTTCTTAAGATAAGCAGCCTGTAATCATAGCTATCTATAGAACACCAGACTGTCATCAGTTTAATTTGTCAAACCCCAGAATGCAGTTTCTAATTCATAAGATCTGCATGTTTTGACAGATTTGGCAGGGACATGCAGTCCCTGCAACAAAAGGTGAACTGCTTCACTTCAATATATTCTATGAATGCAAACATAATTGTTACCATGTGTAAGAAAAAgccacctcctcctcccatTAAACTTATGGAAATGGAAGGAGGATCCCTACCCTGTTGCTCTTCATGAGGTTTCAGCCCATTTTTTCCCACGCAAAGCTTTTCCTTATCTCATCTTATCTCATACATACCTGGGAATTTGGCTAGACACTGACTAGGCACATACTTTAAAACAGCATGTGGAGCAACTGGCGCAGAAAGTATAAAGATAAAAATGAGTTTCTTATATTGGAAAACAAAACCCTTTGCAGTCTTAAGGACAGGAAGATTATCATAGTCCAGCATTATGTCTGTGCATGACTATGGAACTATCCTTTTTTCATGCTGCTTGCTCTATTTTAAACCAACCTGATGCAGTTCATTATGTGATATATGATATTATGGCATTATATGAAAAAACAGGCTGTTCCTCACTAGCAACACCACGAAATACTActgatcattttttatttataaaagtcTCATACAAAAGCTACTTCTGTATATGATttctgaaataaattaaaaaaaaaactgctcatCAGACCATCCCAGGCCTATTTAACTCTAGTAAAATAATGGATAAAcataatatttcatatttcGTTTCAATCTGTTTCAATGATCTAGAAGATGTAAAATcttgtacagattgtaaagctcTCTGAGGCAGAAACCTTTACTAAACACCATCAACAGTTTGGACACTAGATGGCACTAACATCAAACTGTTAGTACACCCTGAAGATGGAAATGTATAACTCCCTTCTGTTTTAGACTGAGGGACTTTCCAATTTAAAGTAAGACAAACTTCCACTTTCCATATACCTACCGTGCACAGGTCACAGCTTGAACAGGTTTCTCACACATTCCTCAGTCTTTACACAACTTTAGTTTGAGTCTAGACAAGTCAGTCAGGGATGAACAACttatttatacttttatttagggctgggcaatatatcaatattatatcgacattgatatatgaggctagatatcgtcttacatTTTGGGTATcgcaatatcgtgatatgacacaagtttagtcttttcctggttttaacgGCTACAATACAGTAAAGCAATGTCATTTTCTaaacttaccagacttactgTTTTATTAATTGCCTTTACCCAATTgccttagtcattgtatccacattattggtgatttatcaaaactctctactttgtgaaagcaccaattgtcaactgTATGATATTGCCGTAAATATCGGCATTGAtgtttttggtcaaaaatattgtgatattagattttttcTATATCGCCATGCTCTACTTATATTACCAGCTCTGATGTTACACTTTTGTTTGTGCTGCAAAAAATCATTCATGACATACAGTAGATTCAGAAGACCATTTCCCTGATGCATTAGGCTTTTAATAGCTTATAGACAAACAGGCCAATTGATAAATTTAAGCAAAATATTTGAGATCAAGAAATCATGTTGTTGACagtaaataaaacagaacaactGAGCATTTCTTCATTATTAGCTGCTCAGACTTAGAGGATGCATCAATCAGTTAGGGCTACAGCATTAATGATACAGCAGAATATGTTTTTAATCTTAAGAAATAAAGCACCATATGTTTGTATTTCACCGATACACTGTAGTATCTTGCATCTTGTTTCAGAATGACATCAGACTTTATTCTGATTACTCCCTCCTTTATTGTTTTTCTGCAGAATATGTGACAAACACCGGCAGAGTGTGTGACAAGCAACCAACACAAGATCCCACATTCAGCATTAAAGACTCCTCTTAACCCTCGCTGGACTACAGAAGACACTTTCAACTCCTGTCTGATTGTGACATCCCATAATGCCACTGATTGTGTTTCCCACCTCCCAGCTGCTATGGGTGCGTGTAGCTGCCCTGCTGTTCACCTGCGTGGCGTTCAGTGTGGCAGCACATGGAGCCCAGCTGCACCACGGAGGCATGGCTGACTGGTGCATCTTCTGCTGGGCGTTCAGCTTCGCCTGTACCCTGCTGGTCCTGCTGGTGGAGCAGTTCGGCCTCCAGGCCCGAGTTCCGGTGTCCTGGTCTAATTTCCCCATCACTATCGCCTGCTACGcctccctcctctgcctctctgcCTCTATCATCTTCCCAGTTTTTTTCCTTAAGGACCAGCGGTTCTACGGTGATTCTCGTGACTATCGCATCGCCTCCACCGTCTTCTCCTGCCTGGCAGCGGTAGCATACATGGGGGAGGTGAGTTTGACTAAAGCGAGGCCAGGAGAGGTGGCAGGTTACATGGCTACGGCTCCCGGTCTTATGAAGGTGTGCCAGACCTTTGTGGCCTGTATTATCTTCATCCTGGTCAGCGACCCTGTAACGTATGACCACCATGCAGCGCTTAAGTGGTGCATGGCTGTGTACTGCATCTGCTTCATCCTCTCCATGGCCGTGGTGGTGCTGTGTGTGGGTGAGTGCACCGGCTGTCTCCCCATCCCCTTCTCCAAGTTCCTGTCAGCTTACGGGCTCCTGGCGGTGATCATGTACTTGACGGCTACCATCCTGTGGCCCGTGTTTCAGTTTGACAAACAGTACCACAGAGGCCAAGCGTCGTCAAAACTGATCGCTGCGGCGGTGCTCACTGCTCTCAACTTCCTGCTTTACGTCGCTGACCTGGCCTACACTGCCAGACTAGTGTTTGTCAGTGTCTGAGAAGAAAAgagatgaaggagggagacacaCTGAGAGCTGAACAGAAATAAAGATGCTTAGAGCTTGATCCTGACAAAAAAATACCTTTTGGTGTCCAAttgtaaaatgttaaaatgagaCATCTTGTTAATATGAGAAAATCCCAAACTCACTTATagtatgtatgtgcatgttttcTGTTATCTCCAATGGCATCATTTTTTATAACATGAACACTGTAAACGTG
The sequence above is drawn from the Sander lucioperca isolate FBNREF2018 chromosome 17, SLUC_FBN_1.2, whole genome shotgun sequence genome and encodes:
- the LOC116053340 gene encoding myeloid-associated differentiation marker homolog; protein product: MPLIVFPTSQLLWVRVAALLFTCVAFSVAAHGAQLHHGGMADWCIFCWAFSFACTLLVLLVEQFGLQARVPVSWSNFPITIACYASLLCLSASIIFPVFFLKDQRFYGDSRDYRIASTVFSCLAAVAYMGEVSLTKARPGEVAGYMATAPGLMKVCQTFVACIIFILVSDPVTYDHHAALKWCMAVYCICFILSMAVVVLCVGECTGCLPIPFSKFLSAYGLLAVIMYLTATILWPVFQFDKQYHRGQASSKLIAAAVLTALNFLLYVADLAYTARLVFVSV